A single Oryza brachyantha chromosome 8, ObraRS2, whole genome shotgun sequence DNA region contains:
- the LOC102699611 gene encoding uncharacterized protein LOC102699611, which yields MSYWGTSPAWGPGRRGGGPSPVVPLLIVVALVWVNYNETLTEWYDMAANLPETVAENAVTLVLAGGLLMLVSVLLSRRSEVVIVPVALVLSMLLLQNIMVFLILLLVAAYFAGIYYFPAADSRYGGGGGGGVCSGLGFYMLLLLCLVLCAMFADEGVKWWIPGTLLAASLLCLNLFSGGQVLGYGNL from the coding sequence ATGAGCTACTGGGGCACCTCGCCGGCGTGGGGTccgggccgccgcggcggagggccGTCTCCGGTGGTGCCACTCCTCATCGTGGTGGCCCTGGTCTGGGTCAACTACAACGAGACCCTGACGGAGTGGTACGACATGGCGGCGAACCTGCCGGAGACGGTGGCCGAGAATGCCGTCACCCTGGTCCTCGCCGGCGGGCTCCTGATGCTCGTCTCCGTCCTCCTCAGCCGCCGGAGCGAGGTGGTGATCGTGCCGGTGGCGCTGGTGCTgtccatgctgctgctgcagaacATCATGGTGTTCTTGATCCTTCTGCTGGTGGCGGCCTACTTCGCCGGCATATACTACTTTCCGGCGGCGGACAGCCGGtacggcggtggaggcggcggcggcgtctgcTCCGGACTGGGGTTCtacatgctgctgctgctgtgcctGGTGCTGTGCGCCATGTTCGCCGACGAGGGTGTCAAGTGGTGGATCCCTGGGACGCTGCTGGCTGCTTCCCTGCTCTGCCTCAACCTCTTCTCAGGTGGTCAGGTCTTGGGCTATGGAAATCTCTGA
- the LOC102700167 gene encoding 60S ribosomal protein L13-1 — MVKHNNVIPNGHFKKHWQNYVKTWFNQPARKQRRRIARQKKAVKIFPRPTSGPLRPIVQCQTLKYNMKSRAGRGFTLEELKAAGIPKKLAPTIGISVDHRRKNRSLEGLQANVQRLKTYKAKLVIFPRRARKVKAGDSTPEELATATQVQGDYMPIARGEKRSVEVVKVTDEMKSFKAYAKLRVERMNQRHVGARQKRAAEAEKEEKK; from the exons atgGTGAAGCACAACAACGTTATCCCCAATGGGCACTTCAAGAAGCACTGGCAGAACTATGTCAAGACATGGTTCAACCAGCCCGCGCGCAAGCAGAGGCGCCGCATCG CTCGCCAAAAGAAAGCCGTGAAGATCTTCCCCCGCCCAACATCTGGCCCTCTTCGCCCCATTGTGCAGTGCCAGACTTTGAAGTACAACATGAAGTCGAGGGCTGGCAGAGGCTTTACCCTTGAGGAGCTGAAG GCGGCGGGCATCCCAAAGAAGCTTGCTCCAACCATTGGAATTTCTGTGGACCACCGCCGCAAGAACCGATCACTTGAGGGACTGCAGGCTAATGTCCAGAGGCTGAAGACATACAAGGCCAAGCTGGTTATCTTCCCAAGGCGTGCTCGCAAGGTCAAG GCTGGTGATTCCACTCCGGAAGAGCTTGCCACTGCCACCCAGGTCCAGGGTGACTACATGCCTATTGCTCGTGGTGAGAAGCGCTCGGTTGAGGTTGTGAAGGTTACCGATGAGATGAAATCGTTCAAGGCTTATGCTAAGCTCCGTGTTGAGAGGATGAACCAGCGCCATGTTGGTGCCCGCCAGAAGAGGGCTGCGGAGGccgagaaggaagagaagaagTGA
- the LOC102699886 gene encoding acyl-CoA-binding domain-containing protein 1, whose protein sequence is MGLQEDFEEYAEKAKTLPESTSNENKLILYGLYKQATVGDVNTSRPGMFNPRERAKWDAWKAVEGKSKEEAMSDYITKVKQLQEEAAAAGAS, encoded by the exons ATGGGTCTGCAG GAGGACTTTGAGGAGTACGCTGAGAAGGCGAAGACCTTGCCTGAGAGTACTAGCAATGAGAACAAGCTTATCCTCTATGGACTCTACAAGCAGGCCACTGTTGGAGATGTGAATACTT CTCGTCCTGGCATGTTCAACCCGAGGGAAAGGGCGAAATGGGACGCATGGAAGGCTGTTGAAG GCAAATCAAAGGAGGAAGCTATGAGTGACTACATCACCAAGGTGAAGCAGCTCCAGGAggaggctgctgctgcaggcgCCTCCTGA
- the LOC102699330 gene encoding uncharacterized protein LOC102699330, producing MAATLSSVPAPSKHSSIARAQLSPPPSILSSSTKTAFHGLSLVDRRWAASVGGGGGRRRRVLQVNARTAGAAKNIEVEVDKPLGLTLGQKTGGGVVITAVDSGGNAARAGLKSGDQVLYTSSFFGDELWPADKLGFTKTAIQAKPDSVYFVVSRGASVDVKRLPKRPAPPRFGRKLTESQKARATHICLDCGYIYFLPKPFDEQPDEYGCPQCNAPKKRFAKYDPETGKAIGGALPPITVIVSLIIGIAGVGALLVYGLQ from the exons ATGGCTGCCACACTCTCCTCTGTGCCTGCCCCCTCCAAGCACTCCTCCATTGCCAGAGCTcagctctcccctcccccttccATCCTCTCATCATCAACG AAGACGGCCTTCCATGGGCTGTCGCTGGTGGACAGGCGGTGGGCGGCCtctgtcggcggcggcggcggccggcggcggagggtgcTGCAGGTGAACGCGAGGACCGCGGGCGCGGCGAAGAACATCGAGGTTGAGGTCGACAAGCCGCTCGGGCTCACCCTCGGCCAGAAgaccggcggtggcgtcgtCATCACC GCTGTGGACTCAGGAGGGAACGCAGCAAGAGCAGGGCTGAAATCAGGTGACCAGGTGCTCTACACAAGTAGCTTCTTTGGGGATGAACTCTGGCCTGCAGATAAGCTGGGGTTCACCAAGACagccatccaggcaaagccaGACTCCGTCTACTTTGTGGTGAGCAG GGGTGCATCAGTTGATGTGAAGCGCCTTCCGAAAAGGCCAGCGCCTCCTAGATTTGGCAGGAAGTTGACTGAATCACAGAAG GCTAGAGCAACACACATTTGCCTTGATTGTGGATACATCTACTTCCTTCCCAAGCCTTTCGACGAACAG CCTGATGAATATGGCTGCCCACAATGCAATGCGCCAAAGAAACGGTTTGCGAAGTATGATCCAGAAACCGGGAAGGCGATCGGTGGTGCTCTGCCACCTATTACGGTGATCGTCAGTTTGATAATCGGCATTGCTGGAGTAGGGGCCTTGCTTGTATATGGCCTTCAATAG